From Psychrobacillus sp. FSL K6-2836, a single genomic window includes:
- a CDS encoding small, acid-soluble spore protein tlp — MPETRRGPNDRSNSEERLKKTIRHMEAAEIAMEYAPEKDVAAIKKKNEQRAESIEGLEKEIKAAEKSGLKGYL, encoded by the coding sequence ATGCCTGAAACCAGACGTGGCCCTAATGATCGTTCGAATAGTGAAGAAAGACTAAAGAAAACAATCAGACATATGGAAGCAGCCGAAATAGCGATGGAATATGCTCCTGAAAAAGACGTTGCTGCAATTAAAAAGAAAAATGAACAACGCGCGGAAAGTATAGAAGGATTGGAGAAAGAAATTAAAGCAGCTGAAAAATCAGGATTAAAAGGATACCTATAA